ATGTTGAGCCACATGTCAGGTATAATCGAACAAGGGTTTACTGTTCATTTTGattttgatatgaatgattgaaaCAGGGAATCACAGTGTTTGATATGAAACAGGggtttgatatgaatgattgaaaTAGGGGTTTGACAGGTATAATCGAACAAGGGTTTAGTTCATTTTGattttgatatgaatgattgaaaCAGGGGAATCACAGTGTTTGATATGAAACAGGGGTTTGACAGGTATAATCGAACAAGGATTTAATGTATCACAGGGGTTTAATGTATCACAGGGTTTAATGTATCACAGGGGTTTTATTACAGTTGTATTTTTGTCATCTGTGTTTGCAGTTGACATGGGGATGCAGGTAACAGTAACAACGATTGTGTTCTCCATGGTGGTCAAAATGCGTGGCCACCCTTTCCTGTACTTCCAGTTTCACCCTCAGCATGAAATGGTTGCCTATTTATGTTGTTCCTTGTGTTTTGATATCATGTGTATGATAACTTAATGGACTCTAATCTATAATGTATTTATGTAGGCTAACTGTAGGATGTAAATTCTAATCTATAATGATATTATGTTATATATAGTTGATTGTGATTTCTGATTATGTTTGAAATTGTTAACTAGAGAATCGGAGGTTCCTGTGAGTTATTTAGGGCATGCAACTATGTACATTTAGAATGTGTGTCTACATTTACTCCAACTAGTTATGTTGTTCCTGCTAATCATGTTGTTTGATGTGCATTATAACTGTATGGTGTTCCTGCTAATCATGTTGTTTGCTGTTTGATGTGCATTATAACTGTATGGTGttcctgtttgattgtgttttgatattatgtttgatgtgtatatactgattgttgtttgatgtgcATTATAACTGGCATGCAACTGTATTAAATTTTGATGACCATAGtgttaaattgttaaatttagatGATCACAGGCATGCAACTGCGTTATGCTTTACATGAGCACAGGCATGAAATTGTTAACTGAAAGGAAGTTAATGAATATAGGAACATCAAAACAAATTACATGCATTCACATTTCTTAGTTACTATGTAATAATTAATCATGTAACGCCATGTATTCATGGCTACATATACGTATGCATCACTGTCCCCTATCTCTATTTTTCATGTGGTACCATCCTCTGTTCCCCCCTACACTACCAAACACACATTGCAATGCATATGGGACCTCCTTACCATTCCTAATAACACCACTCTTTTGTCCCTCACCATTCCACGACATAAGACATGTACCACCTACTAGGCATTTGTTTGAAGAATCACAGTGGATTCGTTTATGCAGGCTTCGACTTTGCCTGGTCAAACAATTTAGGCGGAAATGGTTTCGTTTTCTGCAGGGGGTAAGGAAGCAAAGAAATATTTAACACCGGGGGGTAATACGTTTTCTTACAACAAAGCATAGGGGGTAATAAGAAAGGATAATATAGTCATTTAACACCGGGGGGTAATACGTTTTCTTACAACAAAACATAGGGGGTAATAAGAAAGGGTCCATTTAATAGAACTGTTAAGTTTTTTAAcaccggggggggggggtaatattGCAGAGTTTTTCAATAGTTGAGGGGTAAGATAGCAAAATTTTCCTAGGAGGGGGTAAGAGTGCCAATCACATATAACCctagggggtaaaattgcagtttactcgaAATGATAATATGCATGTGAAAGAGAATTGGACGTGGGTCTTGGAGGTGGTAGATGTGGCACACATCAGAATTATCTTGTTGAACCAACATTGAATTCATTTTGAACTTATAGATTCATGAATTTGGTGTGAATGTAAGAACTCTGATTTAAACTTAAATTCAATAGTGAAGTTATCCTGATCCGAATTTAGTGGTTGTGTTTGTGGTGGTGGCGGATGGTGGTGTTTCTAGTGTGGTGGTTGGGTGGTGGTGTTTCTGGTGTGGTGGTTGGGTGGTGGTgccgtggtggtggtggtgggtggaggtGGTAACTAGAGTAGGTAATGATGGTGGTAAGGAGGGTTGAGATGGAGGGTGAAAGATTACCAAAATAGCCTTTGGCCTGATGGTCAAACTAACGAACATTTGACAGAAGGACGAAAGTTGAAACGAATTGAAAACCACAAAAACATAGATATCCATTTTTTTAAATAGGGAATTCATTTGATTTTTGCTACATGCCACATGGACATGTATGGATGTAAATTGCAGTTTTTGTAACTAACTCTTTTCTTCTATTGAGTAAAGATCTCGTAGAAAGTATCTTATTGTACAAAATGTATGAATGAcatggaaaagtaaaaaaaaaacgtgatgacattttcgtaattattttactCGTAGGGTgattatcaaaattaccctacaagatcatttgtagagtaactaTGATACTCTCTAAAATTACCCGATAAGATCAAAGTTACCAACAAAATCGCTTGTAGattaattttgataattaccctacgagtaaaataattacgaaaatgctaCATCGTTTTTTAACTTTTTCCACTCAATTTGTACCTTTTGTATGATAAGATTACTTTGTATTTTTTGAATAGCAACGCTTACTCTATTCTATTCATCAATAATTCTAAAATTTTCACCCTTGCCCAAAATTTAACACGAGACCTCTTCCTTAACTAGCATATGTCTCTATCAAGTGTGATAGCCCCAACTtactttgtatttgatcttttcaTAGTTTCTATTACAATTCTTTTGTTTTATTTCAAATCAATAATATAATTAGATTTAACATAGTGGAATAGGATcagatacaaacacttatgtttGTAAGAATCATAAGAACCAaaacataattgacaagtgtccttcaataaaaaaattagtttaggggtaatttagaccttttgaccatatttatttataattaattaaaaataattattaaaacatcGCTAAATCCATGCAAgtttaattcaaatcaaagtttgaaatttttAACATATCCATGATCTAGTAACTCTCTATGATCGAACCAACCTGCAGGAACCACCACAAAAAAGTATAAccagcacaacactatataattagcataacatccttaatcgttctccattatcagcacatcatcctcaatcgttctccattatcaacataaacgacattagcacaacatcctcaatcgttctccattatcagcacataATCAGATGTGTtaattatatctacttttggtgtttgtttgtattatattgtaattaacacataatcagcaaaATTATAAAACAATTTTTGGCAACTTTTTTAAAAGtcacttttataaataaaaaaaaggtatagcaatatggtactcatattaaagataaaaaaatacttgattttatagtatatttaaaaagaaataatgaagtatataaaagttattttagtttaaaaaccttggtggaatttgtatttaattgaaaatggtcAACTGACTAGCAATTTTACGAAATTACCTCTAACTTGTTAGtactaatttttaattataagggttttatttataatcaatccAAACCCTTGATTTAAACTATCAATAGTttagatctgttcttacggttcttacagttagcactgtttgtacaagATCTCAACTCTTAACatagtttctattttttttttaaacagcaTATCGATCAGGGCTATACATGATCAAAGCTCGATTGAAGTGGGATTCAAACCTGAACACTCCTGGACAGGAACCCACAAGGTAGTAAACCTTCCCACCTCCATTGCAACCACTAGGCTACAACATCATTGGCTAACATAGTTTCTATTACCATTCTTTTGTTTTATTTCAAATCAACAATATAATTAGATTTAAAtgaaaaaaatcagaaaaatcaacaatataattaggtttaaaagaaaaaaaaatcagaaaatataAATAGACCGCAAGTGACAAGTACACAATATCAGAAACGCAGTCGTGAATCGCGCACTGGGGCACAGTGCTACGTCTTCCGTCCGGAAAACCCTCCGTCTATACACACGGTAACTCCTCACTTTTTATCGCTTCAGCACTCCGTTCCTTTGTATCTTAACTATCTGTGCCCTATTGCTTATTAATCCTCTTAATTTGTGTTCTCGCACTCTGTCAATTGTTTGCTAGGGTTTCTTCGATTAAAAATTAATCCTTGTTCATCACAGTCTTTTTGTTGAGATTTAGTAATCTAACCTACAATAATTCGATTTTATATCCACAACGTCAATGCTTAATAGCCAATTTTGTAGTTTATTTTGCcttgttgtgtgtgtgtgtgtgtggggggggggggggtatgctTTGTGTTGTTGAACAAAAGCTAAGGATGAGATTTTAGTTTGTACTTGATACTTGTTATCCTATTTGAAATTTTGGATGATTATACCTTGAAGTCATGGTGACATGACATCATCATTGTTAACTCTTTATAGAAAAGGGCATACCGATTACTGGCAACATAACTACCTGCGGCGGAGAAGAACATTTGCTAGAACTTTTTACACTAGTGCACTTTTTATATTACGCGGTGCAAGAAGTGCTTTTTTCGTGATGTAGCAAGTGCGTTTACGGATTAGCTAGTTTCTctgtttgaagatttttatttactGAAGACGCATTTCTACTGTTTTTTTTTTCGTGCCAGATTAACAGAGTATGTCTTCTATTAATTACAAAGAAACGCACATAGTTAAGGTTCAAGGTTTATTAGATATAATAAGAATTTTGTGAATCGTGATTCGGTAATACAGCTAAGGTTTTGGATACACAACGTGCTATTCATTTTTTTTACTGCTAGAGTACTATGATTGCAAGTAGATGGTGCAACACCCATTCGGTGCTCTGCATAGATAAGTAAAAGAAATCGTTTGAGCATTAAATGTGAATAAAAaatggcaaattggaaaataataattccatctttctgaaattggccgataataatcccaagttagttattagccaataataatccgacctcgtccaatatttttgtaaaatagtccgccgttaaaatagcttaacggagttaagtttttttccgaattacaaaccgatgttttagggcttttgatcagaacgaggatcctagtcgattgatgtaaaacttaccacAAAATATTGCCCCCAACCCacgaaacggtgcttcaattcgggtgtttaacttccaattaacgaaattcaagccatttcaaacacaatttcgaggtaagttttacatcaatcgactcgtatcctcgttctgaacaaaatccctaaaacatcggtttgtaattcggaaaaaaacttaactccgttaagcttattttaacggcggtctattttacaaaaaaattggacgaggtcggatcattattggctaataactgacttgggattattatcaaccaatttcagaaagatgggattattattttccaatttgccataAAAAAATTATGCAAgttgaaattttgtgtttcataatTGATACATTTTATCCCTACAGGTGATTATAGTCCATGCACTGTTTGTCTGTTGACATTCTTCTATATTAGAACTCATATATTAGGTTGATGATGTCATGCTTCTGAACCATTCGTGGCTATTAATCTGTTATGTATCGTGGGTTGAAATCTCAGCTTAATAGTATCCTTGTTGAGAAAGTTGATCAATGTTAAGTGCGTATGAAGGCATATTGGATGGCCGATGAAATAATAGCTACATTTTTATACCTGTTAACTCAGTAACGACTGTAATAattaaatatttttctttttaggTAATATTTGCCTTCTATCTGTGAAATGAAGAAGAAAAGGCCATCAACAACGCCCAAAGCGCAAGCAGAAGAAAAGAAACCTAAGATAGTAGCTAAGCATGAGACATCTGAGGAGGAAGAATCAGAAGCCGAAGAAGAAACACAAGAAGTTGAAGTATCCGATTCCGAAGAAGTAAACGAGGATGACGAAGAagtcgaagaagaagaagaagtagaagaagaagaggaggaagaagaggaagaagaagaggacgaagacgaagaagaagacgatgtggaagaagaagATGACGAGAGTTCTAAAAAGGAAAATCTTAGAAAGCTTCTAGAACCCTTACCAAAAGAAAAGATCATCGAGCTTCTCAAAGAAGCAGCGATGAATGATCGTTCAATAGTGGCTAGCCTCGCTCAAACCGCTGAGGTGGATCCCGCTCACCGTAAGATATTCGTCTTCGGCCTTGGATGGGACGCCACATCAGACCAAGTACTTTCTGTCTTCAAACAATACGGTGAAATCGAAGATTGCAAGGTTGTTACGGATAAAGTGACCGGGAAAGCCAAAGGCTACGGCTTCGTTCTCTTCAAGACTCGTAAAAGCGCACAGAAATCCCTCAAACAGACACAGAAGAAAATCGGAAGCCGTATGGCCTCTTGTCAGTTAGCTTCAGCGGGACCACCAAGTGGGCCCAGTAACAACCAGACAACGGGTACACCAGATCCAGCTGGACGGAAGATCTTCGTTGCAAATGTCGCGTCTCATGTGAATCCTGACGCACTCCGTTCCTTTTTCACCAAGTTTGGGGAAATCGAGGACGGGCCGTTGGGGTTAGACACTGCAACTGGAAAGTTCAAAGGGTTTGCGATGTTTGTATACAAAACGGTTGAAGGGTGCAAGAAGGCGTTGGAATTACCGAATAAGGCTTTTGACGGTTGTCAGTTGCAGTGCAGACAAGCCGTAGACaatcaacaacgtctaaacaaaaCTACCAAAAATACCCCTGCTACTTCTAGTACTGAGACGGGGAATGTGGGCTACGGTTATGGCGGGCTGTACGCACCTCAGCTTATGAACCCAGCTGGAATTATGGTTGCGCCAAATCCGATGTTGGTCTCTGCTTTGAATCAGAACGGTATATCTCCAACACCGCAGACGTTTGGGTTCAGTGGTGGTTACGGAATCAACACTGTGGGCCCAAACATGATGGCAAGTTATGGTTCTCAGCTTGGGTTATCGGGTCTGGGGGGATACCAGAATTCTCAAGTGGGACGTTCTTCGGCTGACACAACGTCAACACTGGCGGCTA
Above is a window of Helianthus annuus cultivar XRQ/B chromosome 14, HanXRQr2.0-SUNRISE, whole genome shotgun sequence DNA encoding:
- the LOC110904936 gene encoding UBP1-associated protein 2A; protein product: MKKKRPSTTPKAQAEEKKPKIVAKHETSEEEESEAEEETQEVEVSDSEEVNEDDEEVEEEEEVEEEEEEEEEEEEDEDEEEDDVEEEDDESSKKENLRKLLEPLPKEKIIELLKEAAMNDRSIVASLAQTAEVDPAHRKIFVFGLGWDATSDQVLSVFKQYGEIEDCKVVTDKVTGKAKGYGFVLFKTRKSAQKSLKQTQKKIGSRMASCQLASAGPPSGPSNNQTTGTPDPAGRKIFVANVASHVNPDALRSFFTKFGEIEDGPLGLDTATGKFKGFAMFVYKTVEGCKKALELPNKAFDGCQLQCRQAVDNQQRLNKTTKNTPATSSTETGNVGYGYGGLYAPQLMNPAGIMVAPNPMLVSALNQNGISPTPQTFGFSGGYGINTVGPNMMASYGSQLGLSGLGGYQNSQVGRSSADTTSTLAARQQSGAGSLAPNFPSYLGR